One segment of Podarcis muralis chromosome 17, rPodMur119.hap1.1, whole genome shotgun sequence DNA contains the following:
- the TAL2 gene encoding T-cell acute lymphocytic leukemia protein 2, whose translation MTRKIFTNSRERWRQQNVNSAFAKLRKLIPTHPPDKKLSKNETLRLAMRYINFLVKVLGEQGLQQPGMNPRGRILGLFQPSPSLESMEDLTLIEDSEVPSPNTSSNAPECWSEASSP comes from the coding sequence ATGACCAGAAAGATCTTCACCAACAGCAGGGAGAGGTGGAGGCAGCAGAACGTCAACAGCGCATTTGCCAAGCTGAGGAAGctcattcccacccaccctccggACAAAAAGCTCAGCAAGAACGAGACCCTCCGCTTAGCCATGAGGTACATCAACTTCCTTGTCAAGGTGCTTGGGGAACAAGGCCTGCAGCAGCCAGGGATGAATCCACGGGGAAGGATACTGGGACTGTTCCAGCCAAGTCCAAGTTTGGAAAGCATGGAAGACTTGACTCTCATTGAAGACTCTGAGGTCCCTTCTCCCAACACAAGCAGCAATGCCCCAGAATGTTGGTCAGAGGCCTCATCTCCGTGA